In one Lolium rigidum isolate FL_2022 chromosome 3, APGP_CSIRO_Lrig_0.1, whole genome shotgun sequence genomic region, the following are encoded:
- the LOC124694884 gene encoding transcription factor bHLH96-like, whose product MALEAVVYAQGLFGYGAGRDSPYALAPWCDAVGAGAAGPGDLFADWDVVPNAEDQWEPVSSWDLSEASTESKAAAAGPEPAAAAGRRKRRRTKIVKNKEEVESQRRTHIAVERNRRRQMNDYLAALRSLMPSSYAQRGDQASIVGGAINYVKELEQLLQSLEVQKSVKNRSGSTDDGRSPFASFFTFPQYSTSCNNIDAPTASDGSSASNVIKSETAVADIEVTMVEGHASLKVLAPRRPKQLQKLIAGMQQLRIPPLHLNVTSVDAMVLYSFSLKVEDGSKLSSVEDIAAAVHEILGRIQREGEEEAMGGRLSSSS is encoded by the exons ATGGCGCTGGAGGCCGTGGTGTACGCGCAAGGCCTCTTTGGCTACGGCGCAGGCAGGGACTCGCCCTATGCGCTCGCGCCGTGGTGCGACGCGgtgggcgccggcgccgccggtcccggtgacctcttcgcGGACTGGGACGTGGTGCCCAATGCGGAGGATCAGTGGGAGCCTGTCTCCAGCTGGGACCTCTCGGAAGCTTCCACGGAgagcaaggcggcggcggcggggccggagCCCGCGGCTGCCGcggggaggaggaagcggcgccgCACCAAGATCGTCAAgaacaaggaggaggtggagagcCAGCGGAGGACACACATTGCTGTcgagcgcaaccgccgccgccagaTGAACGACTACCTCGCCGCGCTCCGATCCCTCATGCCCTCCTCATACGCTCAAAGG GGCGACCAAGCATCCATCGTTGGAGGAGCAATCAACTACGTGAAGGAGCTCGAACAGCTCCTCCAATCACTCGAAGTCCAAAAGAGCGTCAAGAACCGCAGCGGAAGCACGGACGACGGCCGATCCCCTTTTGCCAGCTTCTTCACATTCCCACAGTACTCCACCTCGTGCAACAACATCGACGCTCCCACTGCCAGCGACGGCAGCTCCGCGAGCAACGTGATCAAGAGCGAGACAGCCGTGGCCGACATCGAGGTGACCATGGTGGAAGGCCACGCGAGCCTCAAGGTGCTCGCCCCGCGACGGCCGAAGCAGCTCCAGAAGCTCATCGCCGGGATGCAGCAGCTGCGCATCCCGCCGCTCCACCTCAACGTGACCTCCGTCGACGCCATGGTCCTCTACTCTTTCAGCCTCAAG GTGGAGGATGGCTCCAAGCTGAGCTCTGTGGAAGACATTGCGGCCGCCGTGCACGAGATCCTTGGCAGGATACagcgggagggggaggaggaggccatgggcGGTCGTCTGAGCAGCTCGAGCTAG